A portion of the Drosophila sechellia strain sech25 chromosome 2R, ASM438219v1, whole genome shotgun sequence genome contains these proteins:
- the LOC6609763 gene encoding gamma-secretase subunit pen-2: protein MDISKATNPRKLELCRKYFFAGFAFLPFVWAINVCWFFTEAFHKPPYSEQSQIKRYVIYSAVGTLFWLTVLTAWIIIFQTNRTAWGATADYMSFIIPLGSA, encoded by the exons ATGGACATCTCAAAGGCAACAAATCCGCGAAAACTGGAGCTGTGTCGCAAATACTTCTTTG CTGGCTTTGCATTTCTGCCCTTTGTGTGGGCCATTAACGTTTGCTGGTTTTTCACGGAGGCCTTCCATAAGCCACCATATTCGGAGCAGAGCCAAATAAAGAGAT ATGTTATATACTCCGCGGTGGGAACTCTATTCTGGCTGACAGTACTGACTGCCTGGATAATAATATTCCAGACAAATCGCACAGCTTGGGGCGCCACAGCGGACTATATGAGCTTTATCATACCCCTGGgaagtgcataa
- the LOC6609762 gene encoding otefin, translated as MADVDDFDSLSNAELRAKMLAQGLPNIPVTDSSRKVLVKRLRASIGGQASPAASPKKTTRRETLAPATTAPSAPAASSTPVDKLDGNKVAPATKARRTITAAEAKEPVRRLPEEAVRRRPEEGQRIWPEEPIAGRKPTTADAAQPIQTRRTSTSSGSERKIVESLRKPETIVEEPASSKRADREEKYLKVNSLIVLESDEEEDEQLVQAADLVEQEHAARQKTMKLASSGTTTYEYKSKVVEPPRRQVYEATAAPVLPPSVPSGRAQATSSTRPYDYASNPAPGRYSSFVRTAAQGYVTAEAPPVSSYSSNYNRTYANELSDDNDPKEDQYESTFARNLARLRAERIGDRISPYSRRTLASGNAGSGSLGYEPRARHSLRPNDNSVSEAFNRWCNSLEQKYHIKSKLFIVLVVLLLIGVYCIIY; from the coding sequence ATGGCCGACGTGGACGATTTTGATTCGCTTTCCAATGCAGAGTTGCGCGCCAAGATGCTGGCCCAGGGGCTGCCCAACATCCCCGTGACGGACAGCAGCCGGAAGGTTCTAGTAAAGCGCCTGCGCGCCTCCATTGGTGGCCAGGCGTCGCCGGCCGCCAGTCCCAAGAAGACCACCAGGCGGGAGACCCTGGCACCCGCAACTACGGCTCCATCTGCTCCGGCGGCATCCTCAACGCCGGTGGACAAGCTGGATGGCAACAAGGTGGCACCCGCCACAAAGGCTCGTCGCACAATTACCGCTGCAGAGGCAAAGGAACCAGTGCGTCGACTCCCCGAGGAAGCTGTACGCCGACGCCCCGAGGAAGGCCAACGCATATGGCCCGAGGAGCCCATTGCCGGCAGGAAGCCAACaactgctgatgctgctcAACCCATACAGACCCGGCGCACTTCCACCTCCTCTGGGTCTGAAAGGAAAATAGTGGAGTCCTTGAGGAAGCCAGAAACCATTGTAGAGGAACCGGCTTCCTCGAAGCGCGCTGATCGAGAGGAGAAATACCTTAAGGTCAACTCCCTGATTGTCCTAGAGTCGGATGAAGAAGAGGACGAGCAGCTAGTCCAAGCTGCAGATCTCGTAGAGCAGGAGCACGCGGCCAGGCAGAAGACCATGAAGCTCGCAAGCAGCGGGACCACTACGTACGAGTACAAAAGCAAGGTTGTGGAGCCTCCACGCCGACAGGTCTATGAAGCGACAGCAGCTCCTGTGCTGCCGCCATCTGTGCCATCTGGCAGAGCGCAAGCCACCAGTTCCACCAGGCCCTATGACTATGCGAGCAACCCAGCACCCGGTCGCTATAGCAGTTTTGTGCGTACTGCAGCCCAAGGCTATGTGACTGCCGAGGCTCCGCCGGTGTCCTCCTACTCATCCAACTACAATCGTACCTATGCTAACGAGCTAAGCGACGACAACGATCCCAAGGAAGATCAGTACGAAAGCACCTTTGCCAGGAATCTAGCTCGTTTGCGAGCCGAACGGATTGGAGATCGCATTAGTCCGTATTCCAGACGCACTCTGGCCAGTGGAAACGCGGGTAGCGGTTCTCTCGGCTACGAGCCGCGTGCCAGGCACTCCTTGCGCCCGAATGATAACAGCGTATCCGAGGCCTTTAATCGTTGGTGTAACAGCCTGGAGCAAAAGTATCACATCAAGTCGAAGTTGTTCATTGTACTCGTCGTCCTTTTGTTAATCGGCGTCTATTGCATAATCTACTGA